A DNA window from Enterobacter cloacae subsp. cloacae ATCC 13047 contains the following coding sequences:
- the speE gene encoding polyamine aminopropyltransferase, whose protein sequence is MADHTLWHETLHDQFGQYFAVDNVLYHEKTDHQDLIIFENAAFGRVMALDGVVQTTERDEFIYHEMMTHVPLLAHGHAKHVLIIGGGDGAMLREVSRHQSIETITMVEIDAGVVSFCRQYLPNHNAGSYDDPRFKLVIDDGVNFVNQTTQTFDVIISDCTDPIGPGASLFTSSFYEGCKRCLNPGGIFVAQNGVCFLQQDEALDSHRKLSTYFGDVSFYQAAIPTYYGGIMTFAWATDNDVLRHLSTEIIQARFHQAGLQCRYYNPAVHTAAFALPQYLQDALSSQGVN, encoded by the coding sequence ATGGCCGACCACACGTTGTGGCATGAAACACTGCATGACCAGTTTGGTCAGTACTTTGCCGTTGATAACGTGCTTTATCATGAGAAAACCGATCATCAGGATCTGATCATCTTCGAGAATGCCGCTTTTGGCCGCGTAATGGCGCTGGACGGCGTGGTGCAAACCACCGAGCGAGATGAGTTTATCTATCATGAGATGATGACCCACGTACCGCTGCTGGCCCATGGCCACGCGAAGCACGTGCTGATTATCGGCGGCGGCGACGGGGCGATGCTGCGCGAAGTCTCCCGCCACCAGTCCATTGAAACCATCACCATGGTAGAGATCGACGCGGGCGTGGTCTCATTCTGTCGTCAGTACCTGCCTAACCATAACGCGGGAAGCTACGACGATCCGCGCTTTAAGCTGGTGATTGACGATGGCGTGAACTTCGTCAACCAGACAACTCAGACGTTTGACGTCATTATCTCCGACTGTACCGACCCTATCGGCCCGGGAGCCTCGCTGTTTACCTCATCGTTCTACGAGGGTTGCAAGCGTTGTCTGAACCCTGGCGGTATCTTCGTGGCGCAAAATGGCGTCTGCTTCCTGCAGCAGGATGAAGCGCTCGACAGCCACCGCAAACTGAGCACCTATTTTGGCGATGTTAGCTTCTATCAGGCTGCCATTCCGACCTACTACGGCGGGATCATGACCTTTGCCTGGGCGACGGATAACGACGTCCTGCGTCATCTCTCCACGGAGATTATCCAGGCGCGCTTCCATCAGGCAGGTCTCCAGTGCCGTTACTACAATCCGGCGGTCCATACCGCAGCCTTCGCCTTGCCGCAGTACCTGCAAGATGCACTGTCCTCCCAGGGGGTGAACTAA
- the hpt gene encoding hypoxanthine phosphoribosyltransferase codes for MKHTVEVMIPEAEIKARIAELGRQITEHYKDSGSEMVLVGLLRGSFMFMADLCREVQVSHEVDFMTASSYGSGMSTTRDVKILKDLDEDIRGKDVLIVEDIIDSGNTLSKVREILSLREPKSLAICTLLDKPDRREVQVPVEFVGFSIPDEFVVGYGIDYAQRYRHLPYVGKVVLLDE; via the coding sequence ATGAAACATACTGTTGAAGTGATGATCCCGGAAGCCGAGATCAAAGCGCGTATCGCCGAACTGGGTCGTCAAATCACCGAACATTACAAGGACAGCGGCAGCGAAATGGTGCTGGTTGGTCTGTTGCGTGGCTCTTTCATGTTCATGGCAGACCTGTGCCGTGAAGTGCAGGTGTCACATGAGGTCGATTTTATGACCGCCTCCAGCTACGGCAGCGGCATGTCCACAACCCGTGATGTGAAAATCCTGAAAGATCTGGATGAAGATATTCGTGGCAAAGATGTGTTGATCGTCGAAGACATCATCGACTCCGGTAACACGCTTTCTAAAGTGCGCGAGATCCTGAGCCTGCGTGAGCCGAAATCCCTGGCCATCTGTACTCTGCTGGATAAACCAGACCGCCGTGAAGTGCAGGTACCGGTGGAGTTTGTTGGTTTCTCTATTCCGGACGAGTTCGTCGTCGGTTACGGTATTGACTACGCGCAGCGTTACCGCCATCTGCCGTATGTTGGGAAGGTTGTGCTTCTGGACGAGTAG
- a CDS encoding polysaccharide deacetylase family protein, giving the protein MFTRILFLCLLVLSGGASASLLSQQGLPAQYMQTTEDAAIWAQVGNEVVNVGHVRAGQILAVVPTAADYYEFRFGFGTGFIDKGHLEQVQGKQRVEDSLGDLNKPLSNQNLITWKDTPVYNAPSSGSAPFGTLSANLRYPVLSKLKDRLNQTWFQIRIGNRLAWISSLDAQEDNGLPVLTYHHILRDEENTRFRHTSTTTSVRAFNNQMAWLRDQGYTTLTMYQLEGYVRNKLNLPAKSVVITFDDGLKSVSRYAYPILKEYGFNATAFIISSRIKRHPQKWDPKSLQFMSVQELKGIQDVFDIQSHTHFLHRVDGNKHPILLSRSYHVILFDFERSRRALAQFNPRVLYLSYPFGGYDNKAIKAANDAGFHLAVTTVKGKVKPGDNPFLLKRLYILRTDSLETMSRLISNQPQG; this is encoded by the coding sequence ATGTTCACGCGTATTTTGTTCCTGTGCCTGCTGGTTCTCTCTGGCGGGGCATCAGCCAGTTTATTAAGTCAGCAAGGTCTTCCAGCCCAGTACATGCAAACCACTGAAGATGCGGCTATCTGGGCGCAGGTGGGAAACGAGGTCGTTAACGTCGGCCATGTCAGAGCCGGACAGATCCTTGCCGTTGTGCCTACCGCTGCAGATTATTACGAGTTTCGCTTCGGCTTCGGGACGGGATTTATCGATAAAGGCCATCTGGAGCAGGTGCAGGGAAAGCAGCGCGTTGAGGACAGCCTTGGCGATCTTAATAAGCCGCTCAGTAATCAAAACCTGATCACCTGGAAAGACACGCCGGTGTACAACGCGCCGTCCAGCGGCAGTGCGCCATTCGGTACGCTGAGCGCCAATTTGCGGTATCCGGTTTTAAGCAAACTCAAAGACCGCTTAAACCAGACGTGGTTCCAGATCCGTATCGGTAATCGCCTGGCATGGATCAGCAGCCTGGACGCGCAGGAAGATAATGGCCTCCCGGTGCTGACCTACCATCATATTCTGCGTGATGAAGAGAACACGCGCTTCCGGCATACCTCTACTACCACCAGCGTGCGCGCGTTCAATAACCAGATGGCCTGGCTGCGTGACCAGGGGTATACCACCCTGACGATGTATCAGCTGGAAGGGTATGTGCGTAACAAACTGAACCTGCCGGCCAAATCGGTGGTGATTACGTTTGATGACGGGCTAAAGTCCGTAAGCCGCTATGCTTACCCGATTCTGAAAGAGTACGGGTTTAACGCCACGGCGTTTATCATCTCATCCCGCATTAAGCGACATCCGCAAAAGTGGGATCCGAAATCACTTCAATTTATGAGCGTTCAGGAGTTGAAGGGCATCCAGGACGTGTTTGACATTCAGTCCCACACGCACTTCCTGCACCGCGTGGATGGTAACAAGCATCCGATTCTACTGAGCCGCAGCTACCACGTGATTTTGTTTGATTTCGAACGCTCGCGCCGGGCGCTGGCGCAGTTTAACCCGCGCGTGCTGTATCTCTCTTATCCGTTTGGTGGCTATGACAATAAAGCCATAAAAGCCGCGAATGACGCCGGTTTTCACCTCGCAGTGACAACGGTAAAAGGGAAGGTCAAGCCGGGGGATAATCCGTTCTTACTGAAACGCCTGTACATCTTAAGAACGGATTCGCTGGAGACCATGTCGCGGCTGATCAGCAACCAGCCGCAGGGGTAA
- a CDS encoding YacC family pilotin-like protein yields MKTFFRTILFTSLMAMCANSYALSENEAEDMADLTAVFVFLKNDCGYQNLPNGQIRRALVFFAQQNQWDLSNYDSFDMKALGEDSYRDLSGIGIPTAKKCKALARDSLSLLAYVK; encoded by the coding sequence ATGAAGACGTTTTTCAGGACAATTTTGTTCACCAGCCTGATGGCAATGTGTGCGAACAGCTATGCGCTCAGTGAAAATGAAGCGGAAGATATGGCCGATCTGACGGCGGTTTTTGTGTTCCTGAAAAATGATTGTGGCTACCAGAATTTACCCAACGGGCAAATTCGTCGCGCACTGGTCTTTTTTGCCCAGCAGAACCAATGGGACCTCAGCAACTACGACAGCTTCGACATGAAAGCGCTCGGTGAAGACAGTTACCGTGATTTAAGCGGTATTGGCATCCCAACGGCAAAAAAATGCAAAGCGCTGGCCCGCGATTCGCTTAGCCTGCTCGCCTACGTGAAATAA
- a CDS encoding glucose/quinate/shikimate family membrane-bound PQQ-dependent dehydrogenase, protein MAETNSKQPRLLVTLTALFAAFCGLYLLIGGVWLVAIGGSWYYPIAGLVMLGVTVLLWRRKQSALWLYAALLLATMIWGVWEVGFDFWALTPRSDILVFFGIWLILPFVWRRLIVPSSGAVAALLVALLISGGILTWAGFNDPQEINGTLNAESTPAAAISQVADGDWPAYGRNQEGQRYSPLKQINADNVKNLKEAWVFRTGDLKMPNDPGELTNEVTPIKVGNMLYLCTAHQRLFALDAATGKEKWHFDPQLNSNPSFQHITCRGVSYHEARADNASPDVIADCPRRIMLPVNDGRLFAINAETGKLCETFANKGILNLQTNMPDTTPGLYEPTSPPIITDKTIVIAGSVTDNFSTRETSGVIRGFDVNTGKLLWAFDPGAKDPNAIPSDEHTFTFNSPNSWAPAAYDAKLDLVYLPMGVTTPDIWGGNRTPEQERYASSILALNATTGKLAWSYQTVHHDLWDMDMPSQPTLADITVNGKTVPVIYAPAKTGNIFVLDRRNGELVVPAPEKPVPQGAAKGDYVTKTQPFSELSFRPKKDLSGADMWGATMFDQLVCRVMFHQLRYEGIFTPPSEQGTLVFPGNLGMFEWGGISVDPNRQVAIANPMALPFVSKLIPRGPGNPMEQPKDAKGSGTEAGIQPQYGVPFGVTLNPFLSPFGLPCKQPAWGYISGLDLKTNQIVWKKRIGTPQDSMPFPMPVPVPFNMGMPMLGGPISTAGNVLFIAATADNYLRAYNMTNGEKLWQGRLPAGGQATPMTYEVNGKQYVVISAGGHGSFGTKMGDYIVAYALPDDAK, encoded by the coding sequence ATGGCTGAAACAAACTCTAAACAGCCGCGTCTACTGGTGACACTAACAGCGTTATTCGCCGCCTTCTGCGGCCTGTACCTGTTAATCGGTGGCGTCTGGCTGGTCGCAATTGGCGGCTCCTGGTACTACCCCATTGCGGGCCTGGTTATGCTTGGCGTAACTGTTCTGCTCTGGCGTAGAAAACAATCCGCACTGTGGCTTTATGCGGCATTACTCCTCGCAACCATGATCTGGGGCGTCTGGGAAGTCGGGTTCGACTTCTGGGCACTGACGCCACGCAGCGACATTCTGGTCTTCTTCGGTATCTGGCTGATCCTGCCGTTCGTCTGGCGTCGCCTGATTGTGCCTTCCAGCGGTGCCGTTGCGGCGCTGCTTGTCGCTCTGCTAATCAGTGGCGGTATCCTGACCTGGGCCGGCTTTAACGACCCGCAGGAGATCAACGGTACGCTGAATGCAGAATCCACCCCTGCGGCGGCTATCTCGCAGGTGGCTGACGGCGACTGGCCAGCGTATGGCCGTAACCAGGAAGGTCAGCGCTACTCCCCGCTGAAGCAGATCAACGCGGACAACGTGAAAAACCTGAAAGAAGCCTGGGTATTCCGTACCGGCGATCTGAAGATGCCAAACGATCCGGGTGAACTGACCAACGAAGTGACGCCAATTAAAGTGGGCAACATGCTTTATCTGTGTACGGCGCACCAGCGTCTGTTCGCGCTCGACGCGGCCACCGGTAAAGAGAAATGGCACTTCGATCCGCAGCTGAACTCCAACCCGTCGTTCCAGCACATCACCTGCCGCGGTGTCTCTTACCACGAAGCGCGTGCGGATAATGCCAGCCCGGACGTCATTGCCGACTGTCCTCGCCGCATTATGCTGCCGGTGAACGATGGCCGCCTGTTCGCGATTAACGCCGAAACGGGCAAGCTGTGCGAAACCTTCGCCAACAAAGGTATCCTGAACCTGCAGACCAACATGCCGGACACCACGCCGGGTCTGTATGAACCCACCTCACCGCCAATCATCACTGATAAAACCATCGTGATTGCTGGTTCGGTCACGGATAACTTCTCCACCCGCGAAACCTCTGGCGTTATCCGTGGTTTCGACGTGAATACCGGTAAACTGCTGTGGGCCTTCGATCCGGGCGCGAAAGATCCTAATGCGATCCCGTCTGATGAACACACCTTTACCTTCAACTCGCCAAACTCCTGGGCACCGGCTGCGTATGATGCGAAGCTGGATCTGGTCTACCTGCCAATGGGCGTGACCACGCCTGATATCTGGGGCGGTAACCGTACCCCTGAGCAGGAACGTTATGCCAGCTCCATTCTGGCGCTGAACGCGACCACCGGTAAACTGGCGTGGAGCTACCAGACCGTACACCACGATCTGTGGGATATGGATATGCCGTCCCAGCCAACGCTGGCGGACATTACCGTTAACGGCAAAACCGTTCCGGTGATTTATGCTCCGGCGAAAACCGGTAACATCTTCGTACTGGACCGTCGTAACGGCGAGCTGGTTGTGCCTGCACCGGAAAAACCGGTTCCTCAGGGCGCGGCTAAAGGCGATTACGTCACTAAAACGCAGCCGTTCTCCGAACTGAGCTTCCGTCCGAAGAAAGACCTCAGCGGCGCAGACATGTGGGGTGCCACCATGTTTGACCAGCTGGTGTGCCGCGTAATGTTCCATCAGCTGCGCTATGAAGGCATCTTTACCCCGCCTTCTGAGCAGGGCACGCTGGTCTTCCCGGGTAACCTTGGGATGTTCGAATGGGGCGGGATCTCCGTTGACCCTAACCGCCAGGTAGCGATCGCCAACCCGATGGCGCTGCCGTTTGTCTCTAAACTGATCCCACGTGGTCCGGGTAACCCGATGGAGCAGCCGAAAGACGCGAAAGGCAGCGGTACCGAAGCCGGTATTCAGCCGCAGTATGGCGTACCGTTTGGCGTGACCCTGAATCCGTTCCTGTCTCCGTTTGGTCTGCCGTGTAAACAGCCTGCCTGGGGATATATCTCCGGTCTGGATCTGAAAACCAACCAGATCGTGTGGAAAAAACGTATTGGTACCCCGCAGGACAGCATGCCGTTCCCGATGCCGGTTCCGGTGCCGTTCAACATGGGTATGCCAATGCTGGGTGGCCCAATTTCCACCGCCGGTAACGTGCTGTTCATCGCGGCAACCGCAGATAACTACCTGCGCGCGTACAACATGACCAACGGTGAGAAACTGTGGCAAGGCCGTCTGCCAGCCGGTGGGCAGGCAACGCCGATGACCTATGAAGTGAATGGCAAGCAGTACGTTGTCATCTCTGCGGGCGGTCACGGTTCGTTTGGCACGAAGATGGGCGACTATATTGTCGCCTATGCGTTGCCGGATGACGCAAAATAA
- a CDS encoding ABC transporter permease, translating into MTHLYWVALKSIWAKEINRFMRIWVQTLVPPVITMTLYFIIFGNLIGSRIGEMHGFTYMQFIVPGLIMMAVITNAYANVASSFFSAKFQRNIEELLVAPVPTHVIIAGYVGGGVARGLCVGILVTAISLFFVPFQVHSWLFVGLTLLLTAILFSLAGLLNAVFAKTFDDISLIPTFVLTPLTYLGGVFYSLTLLPPFWQALSHLNPIVYMISGFRFGFLGITDVPLFTTVAVLVVFIVAFYLLCWYLIQRGRGLRS; encoded by the coding sequence ATGACGCATCTATATTGGGTCGCGCTGAAAAGCATCTGGGCGAAAGAGATTAACCGCTTTATGCGCATCTGGGTACAAACCCTGGTGCCGCCGGTGATCACCATGACGCTCTATTTCATCATCTTCGGTAATCTGATTGGTTCCCGCATTGGTGAGATGCATGGCTTTACCTATATGCAGTTTATCGTTCCGGGTTTGATCATGATGGCGGTGATCACCAACGCCTATGCCAACGTGGCTTCGTCTTTCTTTAGCGCTAAGTTCCAGCGCAACATTGAGGAGCTGCTGGTGGCACCGGTGCCAACGCATGTGATCATCGCGGGTTACGTCGGCGGTGGTGTGGCGCGCGGCCTGTGCGTCGGGATACTGGTGACGGCTATCTCCTTGTTCTTCGTGCCGTTCCAGGTGCACTCCTGGCTGTTCGTAGGGCTGACGCTGCTGTTGACGGCGATCCTGTTTTCGCTTGCCGGTCTGCTGAACGCGGTGTTTGCCAAAACGTTTGACGATATCAGCCTGATCCCGACCTTTGTGCTGACGCCGCTGACCTATCTGGGTGGGGTGTTTTATTCCCTGACGCTGCTGCCGCCGTTCTGGCAGGCGTTGTCGCACCTGAACCCGATTGTCTACATGATCAGCGGTTTCCGCTTCGGCTTCCTCGGCATTACTGACGTACCACTGTTCACTACCGTTGCGGTGCTGGTGGTGTTTATCGTCGCCTTCTACCTGCTGTGCTGGTACTTAATCCAGCGCGGACGCGGACTGCGCAGCTAA
- the cueO gene encoding multicopper oxidase CueO has protein sequence MQRREFLKYSVALGVASALPLWSRAVLAADRPALPIPDLLTADARGRIQLVVQSGKTAFGKNNATTWGYNGNVLGPALQLRRGKAVTVDIHNTLAEETTLHWHGLEVPGEVDGGPQGIIKAGGKRTVTFTPEQRAATCWFHPHQHGKTGHQVAMGLAGLVLIEDDESRLLRLPKQWGIDDVPVIVQDKKFSTDGQIDYQLDVMTAAVGWFGDTLLTNGAIYPQHAAPKGWLRLRLLNGCNARSLNFATSDNRPLYVVASDGGLLPEPVKVNELPVLMGERFEVLVDISDGKSFDLVTLPVSQMGMAVAPFDKPHPVLRIQPLQITASGTLPDTLTTLPALPSLDGLTQRKLQLSMDPMLDMMGMQALMKKYGDQAMAGMHHGQMMGHMNMDHGKMGGMNHGGHGFDFHNANMINGKAFDMNTPMFAATKGQFERWVISGEGDMMLHPFHIHGTQFRILSENGKAPDAHRAGWKDTVRVEGGVSEVLVKFDHEAPKEFAYMAHCHLLEHEDTGMMLGFTV, from the coding sequence ATGCAACGTCGTGAATTTCTAAAATATTCCGTTGCGTTGGGGGTTGCCAGCGCATTACCACTGTGGAGTCGCGCGGTTCTGGCGGCTGACAGACCTGCCTTACCCATTCCTGATTTATTGACCGCCGATGCCCGTGGCCGTATCCAGCTGGTGGTTCAGTCCGGTAAAACGGCGTTTGGTAAAAATAACGCCACCACCTGGGGCTATAACGGCAATGTGCTTGGCCCGGCGTTGCAGTTGCGCAGAGGAAAAGCCGTCACCGTTGATATTCACAACACGCTGGCAGAAGAGACGACGCTGCACTGGCACGGGCTGGAAGTGCCGGGTGAGGTCGACGGCGGCCCGCAAGGGATTATAAAAGCGGGTGGGAAGCGTACCGTGACCTTTACCCCCGAGCAGCGGGCGGCGACCTGCTGGTTCCACCCGCATCAGCATGGTAAAACGGGCCATCAGGTGGCCATGGGGCTGGCAGGCCTGGTGCTGATTGAAGATGACGAAAGTCGCTTGCTGCGTCTGCCCAAACAGTGGGGTATCGACGATGTGCCGGTCATTGTGCAGGACAAAAAATTCTCCACAGACGGTCAGATTGATTATCAGCTGGATGTGATGACCGCGGCGGTAGGCTGGTTTGGCGATACGCTGCTGACCAATGGCGCGATCTACCCCCAGCACGCTGCACCAAAAGGCTGGCTGCGGTTACGTCTGCTCAACGGATGCAACGCGCGCTCGCTGAACTTTGCCACCAGCGATAATCGTCCGCTGTACGTCGTGGCGAGCGACGGAGGACTGCTGCCTGAGCCGGTCAAAGTGAATGAACTCCCTGTGCTGATGGGCGAGCGCTTTGAGGTGCTGGTGGACATCAGCGACGGTAAATCATTTGACCTGGTGACGCTCCCGGTCAGCCAGATGGGGATGGCCGTTGCGCCATTCGATAAGCCGCACCCGGTTTTACGTATTCAGCCGCTGCAGATCACCGCCTCCGGTACGCTGCCGGACACCTTAACCACGCTGCCGGCACTTCCGTCGCTGGATGGGCTTACGCAACGTAAGCTGCAGCTCTCCATGGATCCGATGCTCGACATGATGGGCATGCAGGCGCTGATGAAAAAGTATGGCGATCAGGCGATGGCGGGGATGCACCACGGGCAGATGATGGGCCATATGAACATGGATCACGGCAAGATGGGCGGTATGAATCACGGCGGTCACGGGTTTGATTTCCACAATGCCAATATGATCAACGGCAAAGCGTTCGATATGAATACGCCAATGTTTGCTGCTACAAAAGGGCAGTTTGAGCGCTGGGTGATTTCAGGCGAAGGCGACATGATGCTGCATCCGTTCCATATTCACGGCACCCAGTTCCGTATTCTTTCAGAGAACGGCAAAGCACCGGATGCGCATCGCGCGGGCTGGAAAGATACAGTGAGAGTGGAAGGCGGCGTCAGCGAGGTGCTGGTGAAGTTTGACCACGAGGCGCCAAAGGAGTTTGCCTATATGGCGCACTGTCATCTGCTGGAACACGAAGATACGGGGATGATGCTTGGTTTTACCGTATAA
- a CDS encoding PTS sugar transporter subunit IIA → MLGWVITCHDEQAQEMLIKLEARFGPLAQCRAVNYWQGLSTNMLSRMMCDALHETDTGEGVIFLTDKSGAAPYRAAALLSHKHDCCEVISGIDLPLLELMYPRRELLSSAEFRDAIVAQGEPGVSSLWHQQQKNPPFVLLHDLYKN, encoded by the coding sequence ATGCTGGGATGGGTCATTACCTGCCACGATGAACAGGCGCAGGAGATGTTGATAAAGCTTGAAGCCAGGTTTGGTCCACTGGCGCAGTGTCGTGCGGTGAATTACTGGCAAGGTCTGAGCACCAACATGCTGAGCCGGATGATGTGCGATGCCCTGCATGAAACCGACACTGGCGAAGGCGTTATCTTTCTCACCGATAAATCTGGCGCAGCGCCGTATCGCGCGGCTGCTCTGTTGAGCCACAAACACGACTGCTGCGAAGTGATCTCCGGTATTGATCTTCCCCTGCTTGAGTTAATGTATCCACGGCGTGAATTATTAAGCAGCGCAGAGTTTCGCGATGCCATCGTGGCGCAGGGTGAGCCGGGCGTCAGCAGCCTGTGGCATCAGCAGCAGAAAAATCCCCCCTTCGTTCTTCTTCACGACCTGTATAAGAATTAA
- the can gene encoding carbonate dehydratase, with the protein MNNIDTLISNNALWSKMLVEEDPGFFGKLAQAQNPRFLWIGCSDSRVPAERLTGLEPGELFVHRNVANLVIHTDLNCLSVVQYAVDVLEVEHIIICGHYGCGGVQAAVENPELGLIDNWLLHIRDIWFKHSSLLGEMPQERRMDTLCELNVMEQVYNLGHSTIMQSAWKRGQKVSIHGWAYGIHDGLLRNLEVTATNRETLEQRYRSGIANLKLKHVNHK; encoded by the coding sequence ATGAACAACATAGATACACTCATCAGCAACAATGCACTATGGTCAAAAATGCTGGTGGAGGAAGACCCCGGTTTTTTTGGAAAGCTCGCGCAAGCGCAGAATCCACGCTTTCTCTGGATTGGATGTTCCGACAGCCGTGTTCCGGCTGAGCGACTGACGGGCCTTGAGCCCGGCGAACTGTTTGTTCACCGTAACGTTGCCAACCTGGTGATTCATACCGATCTCAACTGCCTGTCTGTCGTTCAGTACGCCGTAGACGTCCTGGAGGTCGAGCACATCATTATTTGCGGTCACTACGGCTGCGGCGGCGTGCAGGCCGCTGTGGAAAACCCGGAACTGGGGCTCATCGATAACTGGCTGCTGCACATCCGCGATATCTGGTTCAAACATAGCTCACTGCTGGGTGAAATGCCGCAGGAGCGCCGGATGGACACGCTGTGTGAACTGAACGTGATGGAGCAGGTGTATAACCTGGGTCATTCAACGATCATGCAGTCAGCGTGGAAGCGCGGGCAGAAGGTCTCTATCCACGGCTGGGCGTACGGCATTCACGACGGCCTGCTGCGCAATCTGGAAGTGACCGCCACCAACCGCGAAACGCTGGAGCAGCGTTACCGTTCGGGCATTGCCAACCTCAAGCTTAAGCATGTGAACCATAAATAA
- a CDS encoding ABC transporter ATP-binding protein: MAIALELEQLKKTYPGGVQALRGIDLKVEAGDFYALLGPNGAGKSTTIGIISSLVNKTSGRVCVFGYDLQKDVVNAKRQLGLVPQEFNFNPFETVQQIVVNQAGYYGVERKEALARSEKYLKQLDLWEKRNERARMLSGGMKRRLMIARALMHEPKLLILDEPTAGVDIELRRSMWGFLKDLNDKGTTIILTTHYLEEAEMLCRNIGIIQNGELVENTSMKDLLSKLKSETFILDLAAKSALPKLEGYQYRLVDTSTLEVEVLREQGINSVFSQLSAQGIQVLSMRNKANRLEELFVSLVQDKQGDKA; this comes from the coding sequence ATGGCGATTGCACTGGAGCTTGAGCAGCTTAAAAAAACCTATCCGGGCGGCGTTCAGGCGCTACGCGGGATAGATCTCAAAGTAGAAGCGGGGGATTTCTATGCGCTTCTGGGGCCGAATGGCGCGGGGAAATCGACGACCATCGGCATTATCAGCTCGCTGGTCAATAAGACCTCTGGCCGGGTCTGCGTGTTTGGCTACGATCTGCAAAAAGATGTAGTCAACGCCAAACGTCAGCTCGGTCTGGTACCGCAGGAGTTCAACTTCAACCCGTTTGAGACGGTGCAGCAGATCGTCGTCAACCAGGCGGGCTACTACGGCGTTGAGCGAAAAGAAGCGTTAGCTCGCAGCGAAAAGTACCTGAAGCAGCTTGATCTATGGGAAAAACGTAACGAACGTGCGCGTATGCTGTCTGGCGGCATGAAGCGCCGTCTGATGATTGCCCGTGCGCTGATGCATGAGCCAAAACTGTTGATCCTCGACGAGCCCACCGCCGGGGTAGATATTGAGCTTCGTCGCTCAATGTGGGGGTTCCTGAAAGATCTCAACGACAAAGGCACCACCATTATTTTGACGACGCACTACCTTGAAGAAGCGGAAATGCTGTGCCGCAACATCGGCATCATTCAGAACGGCGAGCTGGTGGAAAACACCTCAATGAAGGATCTGCTCTCGAAGCTCAAATCAGAAACGTTCATTCTGGATCTGGCGGCAAAAAGCGCGCTGCCGAAGCTTGAAGGGTACCAGTATCGCCTGGTCGACACCTCCACGCTGGAGGTGGAAGTATTGCGGGAGCAGGGCATTAACAGCGTCTTCTCCCAGTTGAGTGCCCAGGGCATTCAAGTTTTAAGTATGCGTAACAAAGCGAACCGACTGGAAGAGCTGTTTGTCTCTCTGGTGCAGGATAAACAAGGAGACAAGGCATGA